The Nerophis lumbriciformis linkage group LG05, RoL_Nlum_v2.1, whole genome shotgun sequence genome contains a region encoding:
- the scyl2 gene encoding SCY1-like protein 2 isoform X2 — protein MESMLNKLKSTVTKVTADVTSAVMGNPVTREFEVGRHIASGGPGMCWRIYNGTKKSTKQEVAVFVFDKKMIDKYQKFDKDQIIDSLKRGVQQLTRLRHPRLLTVQHPLEESRDCLAFCTEPVFASLSNVLGQWDNLPSPVPNDIKDYKLYDVETKYGLLQISEGLSFLHSGVKMVHGNLCPENIILNKSGSWKIMGYDFSISTSNPSDADPKYSCKEWEPNLPPLCLPNPEYLAPEYILSVSCDTASDMYSLGVVMHAVFNEGKPVFQVNKHDIFKSFSRQLDQLSNISPARLNKIPEAVRDHVKMLLSVTPNVRPDADQMTKIPFFDDVGAVTLQYFDSLFQRDNLQKSQFYKGLPKVLPKLPKRVVVYRILPSLTSEFVNPDMVPFVLPNVLLIAEECTKDEYVRLILPDLTPVFKQQEPVQILLIFLQKMDLLLTKTPAEDIKNSVLPMVYRALEAPSVQIQELCLNIIPTFANLIDYPSMKNSLIPRIKSACLQTSSLAVRVNSLVCLGKILEYLDKWYVIDEILPFLQQIPSREPAVLMGILGIYKCTFSHKKLGIPKENLASKSLPHLVSLSIDNSLNLNQFNSFMVVIRDMLSRMEAEHKTKLEQLHIMQEQHRSMNISNTGKQPEETKSPSSSGNQIDDIFGSTGVNGKENGSSAAAPQPNRMSLTLEEKQRLAKEQEQAAKLRSQQPLAPQSIKPPASTNSQTKDLTNSLLNNMTSLNSMSLANTPRPSLVQGGPSFPVGSIGTAVSNGFNPAMGFQTAGMGMNMRPPGPNVYGGMATTTSTPNFGALTQNQGAAGQMSKGPDLSALDNLFTSNKPKVTLNQIAPKAVPGNSTPWLGQFGSPQNAQTAIQGASAGMGGFGMQANPFFSPQNFSQTPVSMNQSGLKHSTSANNDLKDLFG, from the exons ATGGAGTCCATGCTGAACAAGCTGAAGAGCACGGTGACCAAAGTGACGGCTGACGTCACCAGCGCCGTCATGGGCAACCCCGTGACTCGAGAGTTTGAGGTGGGCCGTCACATCGCCAGCGGCGGTCCTGGCATGTGCTGGAGGATCTACAATGGCACCAAGAAGTCCACCAAACAG GAAGTGGCCGTgtttgtgtttgacaaaaagatgATCGACAAGTACCAGAAATTCGACAAGGACCAAATTATAGACTCCCTAAAGCGAGGAGTACAACAGCTGACGAGGTTGCGGCACCCCCGCCTCCTGACAGTGCAGCATCCTCTGGAAGAGTCCAG AGACTGCCTGGCCTTCTGCACAGAGCCCGTCTTTGCCAGTCTGTCCAACGTGCTTGGACAGTGGGATAACCTGCCCAGCCCGGTGCCGAATGACATCAAGGATTACAAGCTGTATGACGTGGAGACAAAGTATGGCCTGCTACAG ATCTCGGAGGGTTTGTCCTTCCTGCACAGCGGAGTTAAAATGGTCCACGGTAACTTGTGCCCAGAGAACATTATCCTCAACAAAAGCGGCTCGTGGAAGATTATGGGCTATGATTTTAGCATTTCAACAAGCAACCCATCAGACGCGGAT CCGAAATACTCCTGCAAGGAATGGGAGCCCAACCTCCCACCACTCTGCCTCCCCAACCCCGAGTACCTGGCCCCGGAGTACATCCTGTCCGTCAGCTGCGACACGGCCTCCGACATGTACTCGCTGGGCGTGGTCATGCATGCCGTCTTCAATGAGGGCAAGCCTGTTTTCCAAGTCAACAAGCACGATATTTTTAAGAGCTTCAGCAGGCAGCTCGACCAG CTCAGCAATATCAGTCCAGCACGGCTGAACAAGATTCCAGAGGCAGTGCGGGACCATGTCAAAATGCTGCTTAGCGTCACGCCCAACGTCCGACCGGACGCCGACCAGATGACCAAG ATCCCGTTTTTTGACGACGTGGGCGCAGTGACCCTACAGTATTTTGACTCGCTCTTCCAGAGGGACAACCTGCAAAAGTCCCAATTCTACAAAGGCCTTCCCAAAGTACTGCCCAAACTGCCCAAG AGAGTGGTGGTGTACCGCATCTTGCCGTCGCTCACTTCGGAGTTCGTCAACCCAGACATGGTTCCCTTCGTGCTGCCCAACGTGCTGCTCATTGCAGAGGAGTGCACCAAGGACGAGTACGTGCGCCTCATCTTGCCGGACCTCACGCCAGTCTTCAAGCAGCAGGAGCCCGTTCAG ATTCTGctgatcttcctgcaaaaaatgGACCTCCTCTTGACCAAAACGCCGGCGGAGGACATCAAGAACAGTGTGCTGCCAATGGTTTACAGAGCCCTGGAAGCACCTTCTGTGCAGATCCAg GAGCTATGCCTCAACATCATCCCAACGTTCGCCAACCTGATCGACTATCCCTCCATGAAGAACTCCCTCATCCCTCGAATTAAATCTGCCTGTCTGCAAACCTCCTCGCTCGCT GTGCGTGTGAACTCATTGGTGTGTCTGGGAAAGATCTTGGAGTACCTGGACAAGTGGTATGTCATTGATGAGATCCTGCCCTTCCTGCAGCAGATCCCCTCCAGAGAGCCAGCAGTACTCATGGGAATTCTAG GAATCTACAAGTGTACCTTCAGTCACAAGAAGCTGGGCATTCCCAAGGAGAACTTGGCAAGCAAGAGCCTGCCACACCTGGTGTCGCTCAGCATCGACAACAGCCTCAACCTTAACCAG TTCAACTCGTTCATGGTAGTCATTAGAGACATGTTGAGCCGCATGGAGGCAGAGCACAAGACCAAGCTGGAGCAGCTGCACATCATGCAGGAGCAGCATAG GAGCATGAACATCTCAAACACAGGGAAGCAACCAGAGGAGACCAAGAGCCCATCATCCTCTGGAAACCAG ATTGATGACATTTTTGGCAGCACAGGGGTCAACGGGAAGGAGAATGGTTCCTCAGCAGCAGCCCCACAGCCTAATAGG ATGTCTCTGACGCTAGAGGAGAAGCAGCGACTGGCGAAGGAACAAGAACAGGCCGCCAAACTAAGAAGTCAACAGCCGCTGGCACCGCAGAGCATCAAACCGCCCGCCAGCACCAACTCACAG ACAAAGGATCTGACCAACAGCCTTCTAAACAACATGACATCCCTAAACAGTATGTCCTTGGCCAACACACCTCGACCTTCTTTAGTGCAGGGTGGCCCCAGCTTCCCCGTGGGCTCCATAGGCACCGCGGTGTCCAACGGCTTCAACCCCGCCATGGGCTTTCAGACGGCGGGCATGGGGATGAATATGCGGCCTCCGGGCCCCAACGTCTACGGCGGCATGGCCACCACAACCAGCACCCCCAACTTTGGAGCCCTCACACAGAATCAAGGAGCTGCCGGGCAGATGAGCAAAGGACCGGACCTGTCGGCGCTGGACAACCTTTTCACATCCAACAAGCCCAAAGTCACCCTCAACCAGATAGCTCCCAAGGCAGTCCCCGGAAACAGCACCCCTTGGCTCGGTCAGTTTGGTTCGCCCCAGAACGCTCAAACTGCGATACAGGGGGCTTCAGCGGGCATGGGCGGGTTCGGGATGCAAGCAAACCCTTTTTTCAGCCCACAAAACTTTTCTCAAACTCCAGTTAGCATGAACCAAAGCGGGCTTAAGCACAGCACGTCCGCCAACAACGACCTGAAAGACTTGTTTGGCTGA
- the scyl2 gene encoding SCY1-like protein 2 isoform X1, translated as MESMLNKLKSTVTKVTADVTSAVMGNPVTREFEVGRHIASGGPGMCWRIYNGTKKSTKQEVAVFVFDKKMIDKYQKFDKDQIIDSLKRGVQQLTRLRHPRLLTVQHPLEESRDCLAFCTEPVFASLSNVLGQWDNLPSPVPNDIKDYKLYDVETKYGLLQISEGLSFLHSGVKMVHGNLCPENIILNKSGSWKIMGYDFSISTSNPSDADPKYSCKEWEPNLPPLCLPNPEYLAPEYILSVSCDTASDMYSLGVVMHAVFNEGKPVFQVNKHDIFKSFSRQLDQLSNISPARLNKIPEAVRDHVKMLLSVTPNVRPDADQMTKIPFFDDVGAVTLQYFDSLFQRDNLQKSQFYKGLPKVLPKLPKRVVVYRILPSLTSEFVNPDMVPFVLPNVLLIAEECTKDEYVRLILPDLTPVFKQQEPVQASNMILLIFLQKMDLLLTKTPAEDIKNSVLPMVYRALEAPSVQIQELCLNIIPTFANLIDYPSMKNSLIPRIKSACLQTSSLAVRVNSLVCLGKILEYLDKWYVIDEILPFLQQIPSREPAVLMGILGIYKCTFSHKKLGIPKENLASKSLPHLVSLSIDNSLNLNQFNSFMVVIRDMLSRMEAEHKTKLEQLHIMQEQHRSMNISNTGKQPEETKSPSSSGNQIDDIFGSTGVNGKENGSSAAAPQPNRMSLTLEEKQRLAKEQEQAAKLRSQQPLAPQSIKPPASTNSQTKDLTNSLLNNMTSLNSMSLANTPRPSLVQGGPSFPVGSIGTAVSNGFNPAMGFQTAGMGMNMRPPGPNVYGGMATTTSTPNFGALTQNQGAAGQMSKGPDLSALDNLFTSNKPKVTLNQIAPKAVPGNSTPWLGQFGSPQNAQTAIQGASAGMGGFGMQANPFFSPQNFSQTPVSMNQSGLKHSTSANNDLKDLFG; from the exons ATGGAGTCCATGCTGAACAAGCTGAAGAGCACGGTGACCAAAGTGACGGCTGACGTCACCAGCGCCGTCATGGGCAACCCCGTGACTCGAGAGTTTGAGGTGGGCCGTCACATCGCCAGCGGCGGTCCTGGCATGTGCTGGAGGATCTACAATGGCACCAAGAAGTCCACCAAACAG GAAGTGGCCGTgtttgtgtttgacaaaaagatgATCGACAAGTACCAGAAATTCGACAAGGACCAAATTATAGACTCCCTAAAGCGAGGAGTACAACAGCTGACGAGGTTGCGGCACCCCCGCCTCCTGACAGTGCAGCATCCTCTGGAAGAGTCCAG AGACTGCCTGGCCTTCTGCACAGAGCCCGTCTTTGCCAGTCTGTCCAACGTGCTTGGACAGTGGGATAACCTGCCCAGCCCGGTGCCGAATGACATCAAGGATTACAAGCTGTATGACGTGGAGACAAAGTATGGCCTGCTACAG ATCTCGGAGGGTTTGTCCTTCCTGCACAGCGGAGTTAAAATGGTCCACGGTAACTTGTGCCCAGAGAACATTATCCTCAACAAAAGCGGCTCGTGGAAGATTATGGGCTATGATTTTAGCATTTCAACAAGCAACCCATCAGACGCGGAT CCGAAATACTCCTGCAAGGAATGGGAGCCCAACCTCCCACCACTCTGCCTCCCCAACCCCGAGTACCTGGCCCCGGAGTACATCCTGTCCGTCAGCTGCGACACGGCCTCCGACATGTACTCGCTGGGCGTGGTCATGCATGCCGTCTTCAATGAGGGCAAGCCTGTTTTCCAAGTCAACAAGCACGATATTTTTAAGAGCTTCAGCAGGCAGCTCGACCAG CTCAGCAATATCAGTCCAGCACGGCTGAACAAGATTCCAGAGGCAGTGCGGGACCATGTCAAAATGCTGCTTAGCGTCACGCCCAACGTCCGACCGGACGCCGACCAGATGACCAAG ATCCCGTTTTTTGACGACGTGGGCGCAGTGACCCTACAGTATTTTGACTCGCTCTTCCAGAGGGACAACCTGCAAAAGTCCCAATTCTACAAAGGCCTTCCCAAAGTACTGCCCAAACTGCCCAAG AGAGTGGTGGTGTACCGCATCTTGCCGTCGCTCACTTCGGAGTTCGTCAACCCAGACATGGTTCCCTTCGTGCTGCCCAACGTGCTGCTCATTGCAGAGGAGTGCACCAAGGACGAGTACGTGCGCCTCATCTTGCCGGACCTCACGCCAGTCTTCAAGCAGCAGGAGCCCGTTCAG GCTAGTAACATG ATTCTGctgatcttcctgcaaaaaatgGACCTCCTCTTGACCAAAACGCCGGCGGAGGACATCAAGAACAGTGTGCTGCCAATGGTTTACAGAGCCCTGGAAGCACCTTCTGTGCAGATCCAg GAGCTATGCCTCAACATCATCCCAACGTTCGCCAACCTGATCGACTATCCCTCCATGAAGAACTCCCTCATCCCTCGAATTAAATCTGCCTGTCTGCAAACCTCCTCGCTCGCT GTGCGTGTGAACTCATTGGTGTGTCTGGGAAAGATCTTGGAGTACCTGGACAAGTGGTATGTCATTGATGAGATCCTGCCCTTCCTGCAGCAGATCCCCTCCAGAGAGCCAGCAGTACTCATGGGAATTCTAG GAATCTACAAGTGTACCTTCAGTCACAAGAAGCTGGGCATTCCCAAGGAGAACTTGGCAAGCAAGAGCCTGCCACACCTGGTGTCGCTCAGCATCGACAACAGCCTCAACCTTAACCAG TTCAACTCGTTCATGGTAGTCATTAGAGACATGTTGAGCCGCATGGAGGCAGAGCACAAGACCAAGCTGGAGCAGCTGCACATCATGCAGGAGCAGCATAG GAGCATGAACATCTCAAACACAGGGAAGCAACCAGAGGAGACCAAGAGCCCATCATCCTCTGGAAACCAG ATTGATGACATTTTTGGCAGCACAGGGGTCAACGGGAAGGAGAATGGTTCCTCAGCAGCAGCCCCACAGCCTAATAGG ATGTCTCTGACGCTAGAGGAGAAGCAGCGACTGGCGAAGGAACAAGAACAGGCCGCCAAACTAAGAAGTCAACAGCCGCTGGCACCGCAGAGCATCAAACCGCCCGCCAGCACCAACTCACAG ACAAAGGATCTGACCAACAGCCTTCTAAACAACATGACATCCCTAAACAGTATGTCCTTGGCCAACACACCTCGACCTTCTTTAGTGCAGGGTGGCCCCAGCTTCCCCGTGGGCTCCATAGGCACCGCGGTGTCCAACGGCTTCAACCCCGCCATGGGCTTTCAGACGGCGGGCATGGGGATGAATATGCGGCCTCCGGGCCCCAACGTCTACGGCGGCATGGCCACCACAACCAGCACCCCCAACTTTGGAGCCCTCACACAGAATCAAGGAGCTGCCGGGCAGATGAGCAAAGGACCGGACCTGTCGGCGCTGGACAACCTTTTCACATCCAACAAGCCCAAAGTCACCCTCAACCAGATAGCTCCCAAGGCAGTCCCCGGAAACAGCACCCCTTGGCTCGGTCAGTTTGGTTCGCCCCAGAACGCTCAAACTGCGATACAGGGGGCTTCAGCGGGCATGGGCGGGTTCGGGATGCAAGCAAACCCTTTTTTCAGCCCACAAAACTTTTCTCAAACTCCAGTTAGCATGAACCAAAGCGGGCTTAAGCACAGCACGTCCGCCAACAACGACCTGAAAGACTTGTTTGGCTGA